From the Mastacembelus armatus chromosome 14, fMasArm1.2, whole genome shotgun sequence genome, one window contains:
- the LOC113142560 gene encoding olfactory receptor 1-like, whose protein sequence is MVPAATISNVTFVRPARFYISGFTNMSNVTYFYIFLCFVYIMTVVGNVLLLSVIFLVKTLHTPKYMIVFNLALTNLCGSTALIPKVLDTFLFDNRYIVYEACLSYMFFVLFFGSVQSWTLVTMAYDRFIAICFPLRYHSIVTKPAIAAMLLLVWVVLLSLISCMVGLLDRLSFCGYLAVQGFYCDHGLIYRLACNDTSLNKIMAYVVFVVIICLPPILIVLTYVCIAIALSRIASGKERLKALKTCTSHLILVSVFFLPFLATNIASLTSYLHPNARIINSTLTHTIPPLLNPIIYSLKTEEVLNSIKKLFKNRLSNITSSKVCTAMMTK, encoded by the coding sequence ATGGTCccagctgctaccatatctaatgtcacatttgttcgtcctgcaagATTTTATATCAGTGGGTTTACCAACATGTCAAAcgttacatatttttatatcttcctgtgttttgtctatatcatgactgttgttgggaatgttctccttctctcagtgattttcctggtcaagactcttcatactcctaaatacatgattgtgttcaacctggctttgacaaatttgtgtgggagcactgctctcatcccaaaagtcttagacacatttttgtttgacaacagatacattgtctatgaggcttgtttaagttatatgttctttgttttattctttggaagtgtgcagtcatggacacttgtcactatggcatatgacagatttatagcaatttgcttccctttaaggtaccatagtattgtgactaaaccagctattgctgcaatgctgctgttagtgtgggttgttttattgAGTTTAATATCATGCatggttgggctacttgatcgtctctccttctgtggataTTTGGCTGTGCAAGGCTTTTACTGTGATCATGGGCTAATATATCGTCTGGCTTGTAATGACACATCTTTAAATAAGATAATGGcttatgttgtgtttgttgtaatCATCTGTTTACCTCCTATATTAATAGTactgacatatgtttgcattgccatagcactgagcaggattgcatcaggGAAAGAAAGACTCAAAGCTctgaaaacttgtacttctcatctgattcttgtgtctgttttctttctacCATTTTTGGCCACCAACATAGCTTCATTGACCTCCTACCTCCATCCTAATGCCAGGATCATAAACTCTACTTTAACACACACCATACCACCTTTACTcaatcctattatatactctttaaagacagaagaagtgctgaactctatcaaaAAACTTTTCAAAAATAGGCTGAGTAACATTACATCCAGTAAAGTATGCACTGCTATGATGACAAAGTAG